A window from Phaeocystidibacter marisrubri encodes these proteins:
- a CDS encoding deoxycytidylate deaminase yields MVSQKQRKYDFAYLRMAQEWAKLSYCNRRQVGSLLVRDRMIISDGYNGTPSGFENICEDEEGYTKWYVLHAEANAITKVASSNHSCDGATLYLTMSPCKDCSKLIHQAGIKRLVYIERYKDTSGLEFLEKAGVEVCQLNPDDE; encoded by the coding sequence ATGGTGAGCCAAAAACAACGCAAGTACGATTTCGCCTATCTCAGAATGGCGCAGGAATGGGCCAAACTTTCTTACTGTAACCGTCGCCAAGTGGGTTCACTCTTGGTGAGGGATCGCATGATTATCAGCGATGGGTACAATGGAACACCTTCGGGTTTTGAGAACATCTGTGAAGATGAAGAAGGGTACACGAAGTGGTATGTGCTTCATGCGGAGGCTAATGCAATTACCAAGGTTGCATCGTCTAATCACTCCTGCGATGGCGCTACACTATATCTCACCATGTCCCCATGCAAGGATTGTAGCAAGTTGATTCACCAAGCGGGTATAAAACGATTGGTGTACATCGAACGTTACAAGGATACTTCCGGATTAGAGTTTCTAGAAAAGGCGGGAGTAGAGGTGTGTCAGCTCAACCCAGATGACGAATGA
- a CDS encoding lysylphosphatidylglycerol synthase transmembrane domain-containing protein, translated as MNPLTKNILKYTLFAVIAAALLGLAFKNVDPQELWTDLKQAHYGYVLASMIIGYAAIVSRGLRWKLLLEPLGYHPKSWNSIHSVSTLYFVNLALPRAGELARCTSLNQVEDIPVNKLFGTVLLERTIDMVFLILVFGGAVVVNFDYIEQLFNITASGSGEEGGSSYILYILLGLVAAAVLLFFAFRERIQASPLFVKVRDFYEGLKEGFKAVFKMKRQAAFWFHSVFIWLCYFFMVYICFFAIDETAHLTIADGLFIMVAASLGIVIPVPGGIGAYHYLVMSAMVVLGFTSEVGLTFATIVHSGQTLMLLGTGALAMFILYLERRLKKKA; from the coding sequence TTGAATCCTCTAACCAAAAATATCCTGAAGTACACCCTTTTCGCAGTAATTGCCGCGGCATTGCTCGGATTGGCGTTCAAGAATGTAGATCCGCAAGAGCTTTGGACAGATTTAAAGCAGGCGCACTACGGATATGTTTTGGCTTCTATGATTATTGGCTATGCGGCCATTGTTTCTCGCGGCTTGCGTTGGAAACTCCTTTTGGAACCTCTAGGGTATCATCCAAAATCATGGAATAGTATTCACTCTGTTTCTACCCTTTACTTTGTGAACTTAGCCCTGCCAAGAGCAGGAGAGTTAGCCCGTTGTACCTCGCTAAATCAAGTGGAGGACATTCCGGTCAATAAGCTCTTTGGAACCGTTTTGCTAGAGAGAACAATCGATATGGTTTTTCTCATCCTTGTGTTTGGCGGCGCAGTAGTGGTCAATTTTGATTACATCGAGCAACTGTTTAACATAACAGCTTCTGGCTCAGGTGAAGAGGGTGGAAGTTCCTATATTCTCTATATCCTTCTGGGGTTAGTCGCCGCGGCGGTGTTGCTTTTCTTTGCCTTCCGCGAACGCATTCAAGCTTCTCCGCTCTTTGTTAAGGTGCGCGATTTCTATGAAGGACTGAAGGAAGGTTTTAAGGCGGTTTTCAAGATGAAGCGTCAAGCAGCCTTCTGGTTTCACAGCGTTTTCATTTGGTTGTGTTATTTCTTTATGGTGTATATCTGTTTCTTCGCTATTGATGAAACCGCACACCTGACCATTGCAGATGGACTGTTCATCATGGTAGCGGCAAGTTTGGGTATCGTTATTCCCGTACCTGGTGGAATTGGCGCTTACCATTACTTGGTAATGTCTGCTATGGTGGTTCTAGGGTTTACTTCTGAAGTAGGGCTAACTTTTGCCACTATCGTTCACAGCGGACAAACACTAATGTTGCTTGGAACAGGTGCTTTAGCAATGTTCATTTTGTACCTTGAACGACGCCTCAAGAAGAAGGCTTAA
- a CDS encoding ribose-phosphate pyrophosphokinase, with the protein MIPSAKIFAGRGTKALAERIAEAYGQPLGEVAITEFSDGEFQPSFEETVRGGRVFLVQSTNPPAENLLELLQMIDAAKRASAKHITAVIPYFGLARQDRKDKPRVPIGAKLVANLLTAAGATRIMTMDLHADQIQGFFEVPVDHLFSSSLFLPDIEALKLDNLTIASPDMGGSKRANAYGNQLGAEVVICYKQRKKANVIDKMTVIGDVKDRNIVLLDDMVDTAGTLTKAADMLLEKGAKSVRAYCTHGVLSGNAIERIENSALEELVITDTLPGSRESDKIRVLSVAEIFASVMKKVHHHESISGHFVM; encoded by the coding sequence ATGATACCATCGGCGAAGATTTTTGCAGGACGCGGAACAAAGGCATTAGCAGAGCGCATTGCTGAAGCGTATGGACAACCCTTAGGTGAGGTTGCGATTACGGAATTCAGTGATGGAGAGTTCCAGCCGTCGTTTGAAGAAACGGTAAGAGGCGGACGAGTATTTCTCGTTCAATCTACCAACCCACCAGCAGAGAACTTGTTGGAGCTTCTTCAGATGATTGATGCAGCAAAACGTGCATCTGCAAAACACATCACCGCGGTTATTCCTTATTTCGGACTTGCACGTCAGGACCGCAAGGACAAGCCACGTGTACCGATTGGGGCGAAATTGGTGGCTAATCTTTTGACCGCAGCAGGTGCCACTCGAATCATGACCATGGATCTACACGCAGATCAGATTCAAGGTTTCTTCGAAGTACCAGTAGATCACTTGTTCTCAAGCAGCCTTTTCCTTCCAGATATCGAGGCCTTGAAATTGGACAACTTGACGATTGCATCTCCAGATATGGGAGGTTCGAAGCGTGCAAACGCTTACGGCAATCAGTTGGGTGCAGAAGTAGTGATTTGCTACAAGCAGCGTAAGAAAGCGAATGTGATTGATAAGATGACCGTAATTGGTGATGTTAAAGATCGCAACATCGTATTGCTCGACGATATGGTAGACACAGCCGGAACATTGACGAAGGCTGCCGATATGTTGTTGGAAAAAGGCGCGAAGAGCGTTCGTGCATATTGTACGCACGGAGTTCTTTCTGGAAACGCCATTGAAAGAATTGAAAACTCGGCTTTGGAAGAATTGGTAATTACCGATACCCTACCAGGCAGTCGAGAGAGCGATAAAATCCGCGTTCTCAGCGTGGCTGAAATCTTTGCTTCAGTAATGAAGAAAGTTCACCACCATGAGTCTATTAGCGGACACTTTGTAATGTAA
- the radA gene encoding DNA repair protein RadA translates to MAKVKKAWFCQNCGAQHSQWMGQCSRCHEWNTLVEEVLSKPDSKAVQSGRSALPERKSPTPIRSIAYDQTVRSGTNDNELDRVLGGGIVPGSLILLGGEPGIGKSTLMLQMALRYNSSVLYVSGEESDHQVRMRAERIGIQNDECFILTETRTQHIFQHADNMQPTLVVVDSIQTLHSEALDASPGSVSQIRECAAEFLHFAKTTGIPVVLIGHITKEGSLAGPKVLEHMVDVVLQFEGDRHHIYRLLRGQKNRFGSTSELGIYEMRGEGLREVPNPSEVLLSNGNEHLSGTAIAVMVEGVRPMLVEIQALVSTAVYGTPQRSSTGFDVKRLNMLLAVLEKRCGFRLGAKDVFLNVTGGIKVDDPAIDLAVVAAILSSDQDMPIHHSICFAGEVGLAGEIRPSSRIDHRVNEAAKLGFERMLISKSAQLEKVPNGIAVAKVGKVEDVVRDLFG, encoded by the coding sequence ATGGCCAAAGTTAAAAAGGCGTGGTTCTGTCAGAACTGCGGCGCTCAGCATAGTCAGTGGATGGGACAATGTTCTCGTTGCCACGAATGGAATACGCTTGTTGAAGAGGTTCTCTCTAAGCCTGATTCAAAAGCTGTACAAAGTGGTCGCTCTGCTCTGCCAGAGAGAAAGAGTCCAACGCCCATCCGAAGCATTGCCTACGATCAAACGGTGAGGAGTGGTACAAACGACAATGAACTTGATCGGGTATTAGGAGGCGGAATTGTTCCGGGGTCGCTCATCCTTTTGGGAGGTGAGCCTGGTATTGGAAAATCGACTTTGATGCTCCAAATGGCATTGCGCTACAACTCCAGTGTTTTGTATGTTTCAGGTGAGGAGTCGGATCATCAGGTTCGTATGCGAGCGGAGAGAATCGGCATTCAGAATGACGAATGTTTCATTCTAACAGAGACTCGCACACAACACATCTTTCAGCACGCTGATAATATGCAGCCGACCTTGGTTGTGGTAGATTCCATTCAAACCTTGCACTCGGAAGCCTTGGATGCAAGTCCGGGTAGTGTTTCTCAAATTCGTGAGTGTGCAGCTGAGTTTTTGCACTTTGCTAAAACCACGGGAATTCCTGTGGTATTGATAGGGCACATCACAAAAGAGGGTAGTCTTGCCGGGCCAAAAGTGCTCGAACACATGGTAGATGTAGTCCTTCAGTTTGAAGGAGATCGTCATCATATTTATCGCCTCTTGCGCGGACAAAAGAACCGTTTTGGTTCTACTTCTGAGTTGGGTATTTATGAGATGAGAGGAGAGGGGCTTCGCGAGGTTCCGAATCCATCTGAAGTTCTTTTGTCCAACGGCAATGAACATCTGAGCGGAACGGCTATCGCCGTCATGGTGGAAGGTGTTCGACCCATGCTCGTAGAAATTCAAGCGCTTGTTTCAACCGCTGTCTATGGAACTCCACAACGTTCTTCTACTGGATTTGACGTTAAGCGCTTAAACATGCTCTTAGCGGTTTTAGAGAAGCGATGTGGCTTCCGCTTGGGAGCCAAAGATGTCTTCCTCAACGTTACTGGAGGTATTAAGGTAGATGATCCTGCTATCGATCTTGCTGTAGTTGCGGCTATCCTCTCTTCCGATCAAGACATGCCCATTCATCATTCCATTTGCTTTGCCGGAGAGGTTGGCTTAGCAGGAGAAATCCGTCCATCTAGCCGAATAGATCACCGGGTTAACGAAGCGGCAAAATTGGGCTTCGAACGCATGCTTATCTCCAAATCGGCCCAACTCGAAAAAGTTCCAAACGGAATCGCCGTTGCCAAAGTGGGTAAGGTTGAGGATGTGGTGAGGGATTTGTTTGGTTGA
- a CDS encoding 50S ribosomal protein L25/general stress protein Ctc: MNSIAIKGTVRTDLGTKYAKNLRKEGQVPCVVYGGEETIHFSAPILAFRDLVYTSMVHKAEIELDGKKVEAVVQDMQFDPLTDELVHMDLVELVEGKEVTVQAPVRLNGNARGVRNGGKLKHFLRYLKVKALPQDIPASIELDITDLRIGQAIRVGAVKTDKYAVLNAESAVIVTIKTARNAVEDTDEEEGDDAAEGAEAPAAEATAE; this comes from the coding sequence ATGAATTCAATCGCTATCAAGGGTACGGTTCGCACCGATCTCGGAACTAAATACGCAAAAAACCTTCGCAAAGAAGGTCAAGTTCCATGCGTTGTTTACGGTGGTGAAGAAACCATCCACTTCTCAGCTCCAATCCTCGCTTTCCGCGACCTTGTGTACACCTCTATGGTACACAAAGCAGAAATCGAGCTTGACGGAAAGAAGGTTGAAGCCGTAGTTCAAGACATGCAATTTGATCCATTGACCGACGAGCTCGTTCACATGGACCTAGTTGAACTTGTAGAAGGTAAAGAAGTAACAGTACAAGCCCCAGTACGTTTGAACGGTAATGCCCGTGGTGTACGTAATGGTGGTAAGTTGAAGCACTTCTTGCGCTACCTTAAAGTGAAGGCTCTTCCACAAGATATCCCAGCTTCTATTGAGCTTGATATCACAGACCTTCGCATCGGCCAAGCAATCCGCGTAGGCGCAGTTAAGACTGACAAATACGCTGTATTGAACGCTGAGTCAGCTGTCATCGTAACTATCAAAACAGCTCGTAACGCTGTTGAAGATACAGACGAAGAAGAAGGTGACGATGCTGCTGAAGGCGCTGAAGCTCCAGCTGCTGAAGCAACTGCAGAATAA
- the pth gene encoding aminoacyl-tRNA hydrolase gives MKKFLIFGLGNPGAEYNRTRHNIGFEVLDALASDTSSFSSERYADVARVRVKGRELILVKPNTYMNLSGKAVRYWMETEKVPLENILVVVDELALPLGAIRMKLKGSDGGHNGLKSIQQLLGRSDYPRLRFGIGNEFSKGQQVDFVLGKWTEEEWKNLQPRIKKATEAIQSFALAGPQITMNQFNG, from the coding sequence TTGAAGAAGTTCTTGATCTTCGGACTAGGGAATCCGGGAGCGGAATACAACCGCACCCGACACAACATTGGATTTGAGGTGTTGGATGCTTTGGCGTCCGACACCTCTTCTTTTTCTTCAGAACGCTACGCAGATGTGGCGCGAGTTCGTGTGAAAGGACGTGAGCTTATTCTGGTGAAACCCAATACCTACATGAACCTTAGCGGCAAAGCAGTCCGCTATTGGATGGAAACAGAAAAGGTCCCACTCGAGAATATCCTCGTTGTGGTGGACGAACTCGCCCTACCCTTGGGCGCCATCCGAATGAAACTCAAAGGTTCAGACGGAGGTCACAACGGCCTCAAAAGCATCCAACAACTCTTGGGCAGATCCGACTATCCTCGACTTCGCTTTGGCATTGGAAACGAATTTTCCAAAGGTCAACAAGTAGATTTCGTCCTGGGTAAATGGACCGAAGAGGAATGGAAAAACCTCCAACCCCGCATCAAAAAAGCCACAGAAGCCATTCAAAGCTTTGCATTGGCCGGGCCACAGATTACGATGAATCAGTTTAATGGGTAG